The sequence CCCTTATCAGAGGCATCCCATTTGTGATGCCACTGTCCCATGGTCAGCTCCCTCTGCAACTTATGGTTGTCAGATCTGAGGGCACCAGAAGCCTTGAGGGCTGAAAGCCTGTCCTTTTCAACAACCAACAATACCAGTGGTATAGCCCAGCGAGAACCTGTAGAATGTCATTGGACACTGTGCGATACGCCGCAAGAAAGGCAGCACCCTCCACCGACTGCAGTTTCCTCCTCATGAGCACGAGTCCAGACCAATGATACCATGCAACAGCACCGTAGGTCATGACCAGGATAAAAGCCTCACGATACAGGCTCAGTAAAGTGCCCGAAGAAAGTCCCCGGGGAGAGTCCGCAGAACCGATAAAACCGCTCCACTGCCTTCCGTAACATGTATTCCAAGTGGCGAAGGAAAATATGTCAGTCATCAATAAGGACTCTCAGATTATTGAACTGGTTATGAATTCAAGGCATTTGCCCCCTGGTACACATGTATATAGTGTACCCAGGCTCCCTTAAATCGGCCCTTCAGCATCATACACCTGGACTTGCCAACAAAAAACTTAAGCTTCACCCAAGCAGCCTAAGGTGTTATCCACTGGGTGATAACCTCGTATCTCCACTCAAAGACGGCGCATGAGTTACCCAGAACCAGAATCAATTCATCATTAGCATACCTGAAAAACACAAATCCCACAGTAACCTCATGGTCCAGATCTTTCAAGTTCTCTCTCTTACAGTTGACACAGCAACCTTAATTGCTTATTGAAGTGACCTTCCTGTAAACAACATCCACAGGTTAACACCTTTTGGCAGTTCCCATACCGATGGCCATACCTTTCACACTTGTAGCACCTCAGCGGGTACAGGTGGTTATTCACCCTGCATGAGGTGTAGCCCAGGTAGATTCGTCCAACTCCGACAAGGAAATGCCTGGCCCTTCCATTACATTGTATAACCAGATGCACATCGTCTCTCTTACTGCTAGCAATCACACACCTTACCTGAAATCCGCTTTAATCTCCTAGAGTCATTTGATCCGAACAGAAGTTCTTCAGAAATATCTGGTCTGCcagtttgattaaattttacagCATGAATTACACCTGAGCAGTCTCATATTTCGATAATTTATTTTGCCATGAtatgatttataaatataaacagttctcttgTCCTGCCAAAATGGCATCCTACTTTAATGTCATTAATTGTTTGCACCATGTGtccataactaaaaaaatatatatgcatttcCCTTCTGTGTGCACGACCTGACTTCCAGCGCACACAACCGTCCTATGCGCCATTGCGAATCAGCAGGTTCCAAAACATGGCGATAAAATCACGTGAGCATGACATTCAGTAACCGTTACTGTTATTTTTCAATTATGCGCCCAGTTTAAGGAGACGTGAAACAGCTTCGCTGACTCGACATATAGACAACACTACCATAATACTACTACACACACAAAGTTGAAACTAAAATAATCCTCTAAAATTATATTCCCTTacaaattattgatttttttccgAAAAGAGGATCTCTTACACAAATTATCTCATTCCCTTAATATTGGTGCTTCCAACATATCCTGTCACAACACATAATGATATTCTCAGAATTATAACGCACTTTTTAGTGGATTCAGGATAATGTTCAGGAAAATGAGCAGGTGGAAAGAGAGGCAGCATAATTCTGTAAAGCCCACTCCCCAATGAAACCAGGTGAACAGTACCTAATTTTTAGACACTTATAACACTAAAGATAACTTAGGCTAGAAAAATAAGTTTTAGTAGTTACATCCAGTctctttgttaaaaaatatatctgccTTTGAgaagtatttaaaatgaaatagcATCAAATGTTTACTGCAGAAGTAATTCTATCTAATCCATCTTTTACCATTCTGGGGGAGGAGGAAGGGTACAAGCCCACATGCCCACTAAACCTGATCCGCCTCTATGCACTCgtcaatttttaatttgaaaactttGGTTCTTTCAACATTTCCTTAAATTTTGGAAGTAACTATTTTGAAGTAAagaaaaactgttatttttttacagtgttccTCTATCATGGAACCATCTAtattgtaattcattattgtgtgtaaattgatTGTTTAGTGGTTTTTGGTTAAAAACAGTAAACCATATTATTATGCAATGAATTTCATAGGTGATGAAAATGTGAGACTTGTACTATTTGGGATCCAGGCGACTTGCAGTACACCATCCCGAACTATGAGTGAGTTTGGGCTTTGAGTCATGTTAAGTCATGGATTTTCGGTACTAGGACCCGGTGAGTTGTCTTCATGACAAAAAAAGGTAACTGCACCTAATAATTGCTCGTTGAGGGATTGACAAAAACAGTAAGATTTTCTGTTAAGATTGGTACTGGTGATCACCATCAGTCAATTTCAAGAGACTAGGTGGCAGTGGTTGTCCACATATGCTGTAGCAAGCAAAGAGGAAAAAACCCAACTTCGGTTGTCCTCATCTGCACATACGATGGTCTAATGTAACTCAATAACATAATAGCTTGAATGTTGACAAGTTTAAGCCTGATAATAAGAGTAACATAGGAATAAAATTCTTCCATTATGCGGAGGTGAAAATTAAAATTGCCACAAACACTAGGTTGAGGCATTGTATGTTTTAGCTTTCATGATTCAGTCACTGTAGCATGGGAATCACATAATGATTGGATCGTTGGTGTAGATATAATaagtaaaatcacatgtgtaAGTAAACTAACAGTGAATTTTCTGAGTTATTTCCTTGCAAATTTTgtgctttatttatatatataagcaaCATTATTTTCTCAATTATCTTAGTATTCTCATTACAAATGCCAATCACGTAAAACATAAAAATGGGGTATTTTATGTATGTTCACAGGTGATACTGCCTCTGCTCTTCGCAACTGTATCGTGCGATAGCCTGGTTCCTCCTGCTGTGATTGCACATCCTGCCATCTCTTACCACAACACCTACAAGGCACCTCAGAGGCACCACGTGGTCGCAGCCACTGCCACCTATCCAGCCACTTACGCCGCTTCTGCTCCCATAGTGGCCGCTAATGCTCCCGTAGTTGCAGCTCACAGTCCTTTAGTGGCAGCTCATAGTCCTTTAGTGGCAGCTCATAGTCCTCTTTCGGTTGCTCACACTCCCTTAGtaggtgccgcttcagcgatatCCTACCACAACACCTACAAGGCACCTCAGAGGCACCACGTAGCAGCCCCTGCGACCTATCCAGCCACTTATGCCGCTACTGCTCCTGTAGTTGCAGCTCATAGTCCTTTAGTGGCAGCTCATAGTCCTCTTTCGGTTGCTCACACTCCCTTAGtaggtgccgcttcagcgatatCCTACCACAACACCTACAAGGCACCTCAGAGGCACCACATAGCAGCCCCTGCCACCCATCCTGCCACATACGCCGCCGCTGCGACCTATCCTGCCACATACGCCGCTACTGCTCCCGTATTGGCCAGCCACGCCCCCTTAGCAGCTGCTCACGGTTCCTTGGCCGGCGTACACGCCTCCGCGCTGGGCGTTCCTTCTGCCATCTCCTATCACAACACCTACAAGGTCTCACAGTCACGCCATGCTGTCCGTTCTCCAGCAGTATAGCATGAATGTGTCACATTACTAAtgtaattttgtatatattttgatttacataataaattaaacatgTAAATATGCATGAGAGTTTTTTTCGACTGATtcatactccatgatcctctatgcactcgtgcaaattacatctgctgattggttaccgaatcgtaacacctgttgactggattattcgtgattcgctaattcttctgttaaagatttttcattggcccagagtccttcagataaactgtagcccaatcactgaagcgaaataatgtcaaaagtatttggactctaccctaccgcgaaatgaatccgcgaattatcaggtctctaataatagcaTACATGATATGTCAATGTTTTCAACTACTGTaatgattgtaaattttaataactgaGTGGTTATCagagatattaaaaattttacataggtttttaagaattataatcACATATTCCCTCTTTTTTCTTGATCGCATGCTTTCAAAGTCAAAGTCGCTAATGCTTCTTGGCTTCTTggactgaaacaattttgatcATACCTTAATTGCCCTTGATAGTTACAACAAGGAATGAAGTAAGGTACAACACAAAATCAATTCACAGCTTTATTCAAAATGCCGAGTGACAGTTTTcctgtttttattttagtttataagcAACATTAGTTTTCCTGTTTCTTTCGTCAGTGGACAACAGGTTTTCTCTCTTGTGAAGATCCTTAATAAGCTACCTACAAACCTTTGTTTACcgtatcaaattattttttttaaaagcattccTGGTTAAAGTGAAAGTTAGTTATTAACTTACacaaattgattatttaatatgtaaCAGTAACATAGTTGTAGAGTTCACGAATTtggatttcatttttatttttttttttggaaaataccTGGCGAATAGTCATATTAAGGTAAAAAACAGGACTGAAAGCAATTTTTCGCAGTGCATGGAATAATCAGGTACAATGTACCATTCTGTTGTGATCCTTCTGTGATTACTGCTTGTGAATCCTTTCATAATGCTGTAAAAACCCATGGGGTAGTGAATTTTTCTTGTATGCTTTAGCAAGCAGATGAGGAAAATGCAAACCACTTTTATTCCTCATTCTCATTTACGATGCTTTAACATGACATAGTAAGGACATAACAGCCCCAGCACGGTTCTGAAATGTCGACAGGTGCTAGAATACTCTCCATGTTGACAAAATGCAATAAATTGATGAAAatcatttgtttaatgtaagaAGACATTTAACACGTAACACAGAACTAGGTTGAAGCATTAATGTGTTTTCATGATGATATTAGTTGCTGACGCTCCACACCCATTGCACCAATACGCAtttcttttttacatttaaatgatAGGGATTGTATCTAATGATAAAATCACGCTTACTATGACATATAATGGTTTGGTCTCTCTGCAggagtatatttaatatttgagatTCAACACTTTCCAGCAATGAACACTAAGCTTCAATTTTTTGCATTACTATGGGGCATGAGTCTAGAGGATTGTAATCTTTAGTAAAGGCTGAGCTTTGAATTGggtaaagttaaaatattttatgtacaataattataatatataagtcTGAGAACAGGGTTAAGATTGAGGAGTCTATAATATGAATAATTGTGCTGCCAATGAATGACTTATGGCTGTGTTAACctggtcaccatttttaattacttaaacatTGTGCTCTCTTTGCAAtttatattggaaataaaaattttaaacttcaaaaatttgaatatttatattaacaaatgaattaaattgtataaattttccTATAGGGGATTATTACAAACTTAAGACATAAGAAAAATTCtaagattattttaattaaacatgaaTTTTAAATATCAGTAGATATAGATTCTCCATCCAGTTTCTCATAAAATTTCACCCCTGACCAAGGTGGGGCATTGGTAACATATAAGACATGCTTTTATGGTAATTAACATGTATCATGGAAACATTTCACATTTAGGGTCAAGAACCACCCTGTGCCAGTATGTGTGTAAAGGGTATCAATGATATGTGGTAATGGAGAGCTACCTATTTAATGATCTTATTTGGCTTCTTTTAGTCTACACACAACACAAGTTTGCCTTAATCATTCCCTAACAGAACAACTGGGGAAGTCCAAAGACCTTCTGATGGTTTTACAACACAGAGTTGAAAACATTGGAGAATAAGGAGATAGGGAAGTTTTGTTTTAGTTACAAGAATGAATATGATTGGAAGAATGATCATGTCAATATCCAGAAAGAAATTTGGCTAATATAccgaaaaattaaaacacttttgtaATGACAACTATACATATATGCCAGTCCATCCGGCTGTGTGCATGGCTTAAGCACTTATAACTTAAGACAAATATTTCTTTATTAATCccaattcgaaaaaaaatatcaattttgtaGCACACATGTATTAGAATTTCataatgaataatttaatatgaCGTAAGCGATTTCATTgtgaaaaaatgtatttagtaGAATATGATGTGACGACAGCTGTCGTGTCTATCCTGGTCCCTAGGCCCGCTGTTGCCCATAGCCGTCTGGTCCGGTCATGAGTGTAAAAAGTGCTTTGAGTGATGCTTCGAGCGGTGAGCACACCCGAACGTGGCGGCTGGTGTGACAAATGACAGTGTTATCTGACCCGGACAGTGTACTGTCTCCCACGCATCTCGTGCGACCCCTCCCCTGTTTCCCGCTGCCGTGCGCCGGTGCGTGGGAGTCAGTCGTAGCTCGCCTCTCATCCGCGACGGACGCGTCTGAGCGCTGCTGCGCGCTTCGCCACTTGCGACTCATGAGTGGTTCGCCGTTTAGCAGCCAGTGCCTTAACGACATAGACAGAACTAAGTGGCGTGTCGAGCGACCGACAACTCGAGGGGTCACTGTTGTCCTGGCCCCTGTTGCAAGCCACTGGGCGAAAACCCGTTCACTCCCTGAGTTTTAGGCTGGCCGGTGCTCTCGTCACGACAGGGAATCACTCGCAGCAGGGGTCAGAGAGCCAGGTgtcgtcatttggcgcccaacttgTGTGGCTTCGAAAACGCAAAATTTGCAGTCGTGAAATCCACCATTTCAGCTGCAACAGCGACTCGCATAGGGACATGTGCGGAGCGGAGACGGGAAGTCGGCGAATGCAACTGATACGCGGTGTCGCACAAAGATAAAGTTTCTTCCGTCTCGCCGAGTAAACTCAGCGGCGATAAGCTTCATGCTGCCGACACGCTGACAGTATCACTTGACTGATTCTTCCGGCCGCGGGAACATTTTCGTTATCTTCGCGATAACTGGCGCGACAACCGCGAGGCGGTGTGAGTGCGGGTACGATACACCAGACTTTGAGTGACGGGAGGCGGACCCCCCTGTTTACCCACGCCCCGCAATTGACGTTTTCCCGACCTGTCGACCGGGTCTGACAGCCGCGACCATGGAAAAACAGGACAGTAACGGGCCAGTTAAAAACCTAATTGACTTTTTTCAGGGCACAGAAGGAGCGGGCGTGGTCGATAACAAATCGGACAGTGCCCAGTGAGTATGCTGATCTCATAAACCATGTGCTGGAGGGCCAGCCCCAGGTTTTCGCCGCAGCAGACTGTTTGCGGCGCACCACTGTTACTGAACACAGGATTTCTATGGTGCCCCACAAGCGACCTTATGAGAAGATGTTTGAGTTTGGGCTCTTCGAGCAGGATGCTATTCAGAGACAGATAAGTGAGATGCTGCGTGACATGGTCATTGAACCCAGCACCTCTCCCTACAACTCACGAATAGTAATGGCATCACAGAAGGATGGAACACTGCGCTTTTGCGTAAATTTTAAGCCTGTGTACCACCTTACGATCCCAGCCCCACCTCCACTGATAAACATTACTGATGCTCTAGCCGGGCTGGGAGATGCGAAGATATTTACCACCATTGATCTGAAATCCAGATGCGGGTAGGTGCCAGTGAGTCCTGCTGACTGGCCCAAGACTGTGTTTACAGCACCTGATGGTCGGCGGTTCCaattctgtgccatgccgttcggaaACATGGATCCCCCGCTACatttcagaccatgatggtgcgGGTCTTGGACAGCTATATTGGCAAGTTCGCCACTGCTTACCTCGACGATGTCAACATCTGGTCCCGATatgtgggaggaccatgcccaccacTTGGCTTTGGTCCTCGAGCAGCTGGCCAGGCACGGACTCACATGTGCACCCCAGAAATGTCACATCGGGGCAGAGAAGAAGAGTACCTAAGGCACATCATGACAGCTGAGGGATGCCGACCGAGACCTGTGCTGGAGCTGATTGAGAAGAAGCCAGCACCATGCACCAGAAAGCATCTCCAGAAACTGATGGGACTACTGAACTGGCTGCGGGCATTTTTCCCACACTTCTCAATGGTCACAGCTCTGATGACCAGCCTTCTGTCACCCAAGACCAAGTTTCCGTGGACAGTCGCAGTGGACGAAGCCTTCCGCCTAGTTAAGTCCTTGTTTTGTCACTGTCACACCTTGTCACACCTTCAGCCAGACCACCTCCTCTTCATCCAAACTGATGCCAGTCAGGATGGGATGGGCACAGTCCTCTACCAGGTCGATGACGAGGGGCAGAAGCTGGTTATCGAGTAATCCAGCGCCAAGTTCGGACCGGCAGAAAGACGGTACCATGTGTACGAGCAAGAATGCCTCGCAGTGGTCTGGGCCATCCAGAGATACACCACCCCTCGAGGTCCGCACATTCACGCTATGTAGCGACAGCCAGTGCTTGTGCTGGCTCGACTCAGCACAGGGCTGGAAGTCAAAGTTTGCTCATTGGGCCATGATGCTCATGCTCGAGCATGTGCCAGGAAGAGAGAACCAGCAGGCTGACGAGCTGTCGAGGCATCCAGATCCAAACaacgagttccacgacgaccagggatGGGAGGATCTCCTCTCCCTGATGCCAGAGCCCACCGGCGACTGTCCCGAGCCTCCAACATAGACGCTGTATGCGCTGCAGGGGCCACCAGCTGCCATTCACAACCCTGAACCAGCCACAGCAGCGGAACTGCTCACGCGGGTGCGCGAGGAGCAGCACCGAGACCCCAGACACGCACGCGCCTAGCCGAATGTGGGACCCGTTTGGTCCCAAATCACCGAAGTCTGGAGGGGCTGCTCCAGACTAAGGGGCCTCACAGGAAAAGTAGATGGCAGGCGTAGGCGCCCCCAGCATTCAAACCCGCCATTCAGCACTCCTACCTTGACAACACGCTAGCCGGTCATCCCAGCATCTAACAAACACTGCGGGAGGTCAAGAGAGCTTTCCACTGGCCAGGTATGGCCTCGGATGTTAGGCGTTATGTTCGGGCTTGCCGGATATGCCAGCAGCGAAAGTCCCGCTGTCCTGATGGCGAGGAACAGCAGGTTCCACAAAGGCTTCAGGTACCTTTACATACGGTCGCCATGGACATTATGGGGCCATATCCTCGAATATACCGAGGCTGGCGCTTCATCGTCGTGGTCACTGACATCTTCACCCGCTGGGCTGAGGCGTTTGTGGTGGCCAATGTAAAGGCCGGTACTCTAGTTGCACTTCTGGAGCGTGAAGTCTTCCCGCAATACGGGTACCCATGTTTTCTGCTAACGGATAATGGGATGCAGTTCGTGGGGAGCCAGTGGAAGGTGTCCTGTGGTAGGTGGGGGTGGAGCACCACACCACTCCCACCTAAAATCCACGTGCGAACCCTACCGAATGTAGGAATCAGAAAATCAAGACTTAGTTGCGCATCAGGTTAGATGAAGACCATACGAAGAGGGACCTGCACCTCCCCATCCTCCTGTATTGTCTACGTCGTAGAACCAACATGGTTACGGGATACTCCCCAGCCGAACTgatgcagggccggaacctcccCCTGCCCAGGGAGGTCCAGGCGGGAAGAGTCATGGAGCAGACCCATTAGAAGAGCTGAGGGAGAAGGCACAGCAGCGCCAAGCGCATTTCTTGGTGCAGCACATCCCCCAGTCAATGCGACCCCCTGCCCCACTGACCCCAGGTCAGCAGGTATATGTCCGGTGCCACCACCTGTCGGCTGGTGACCGATATTTCTGTGCCGGTTTGGCGCCGAAGTGGGTGGGGCCACAAAAGGTCGTGGTTCGGCTTGGGCCCACCTCCTACCTGGTTCGCCGTCCCAACAGGCGAGAGGTGAAGGTTCACTGGGACGACCTCCGGCTGGCCAACCCACCCGATGTGCACCCAGCTGCTGCTCCAGCCGACCCGCACCCGGTACACCTGACCTGGGGTCCGCCTGTACGAACACCCCCAGACCGAGAGCAAACAGCAGTCCCAGATAAGCTCACACCAGGGAACAGTGCCACAGAAACCCGTACATCTGACCACCACAGTCAGTTCCTGAGAGACCAAAATGGGACGCAAGCAGTCGCAAACGCCGTGGGTGTGCCGCATGGCACTAACATGGGCGAGCTTGAACTGTTCATGGACCACATTTTCCCGGAGGACAACAACCCATTCGACGGCCTTGGCCCAGGTGACTCGAACGCCGCGTGGCCAAGGGTGGTTGATGTCTCTGGGGACGACAGTGTCCCTGACGAACCGGGCACCCCAGAGCCAGTAGTCATGGCCCCCAACGACCCTGTCATGCACAGGGGTGGCAGTGAGAGTCCGTGGCACCGTCGAGCCCGGTGCACCTCAGCACACCAAATTAACACAGAAGGGCTGGCAATCCAGCTCTTCAGCAGAGAGGAACAAGTTGACCGGGCACAGCCCCTGGTCATCGACATGTTGCCAGAGGAGGCTTTCCGTGGGTTCCCCAAGCCCCACTTCACCCAACCTCATCTTCTTGCCGCAGACGACCTCATCCCTGTACACACGAACACACTAGGGCCACAGGAGTGTTAGGCAGCCTAGTCTGGCATCGATGGGCAAAGCGGCCTCGGAGAGAGGGGTGGGCATATGACGACAGCTGTCGTGTCTATCCTGGTCCCTAGGCCTGCTGTTGCCCATAGCCGTCTGGTCCGGGCATGTGTGTAAAAAGTGATTTGAGTGGTGCTTCGAGTGGTGAGCACACCCGAGCGCGGCGGCTGGTGTGACGAATGACAGTGTTATCTGACCGGGACCGCGTACTGTCTCCCACGCATCTCGTGCGACCCCCTCCCCTGCTTCCCACTCGCCATGCGCCGGTGCATGGGAGTCAGTCGTAGCTCGCCTCTCATCCGCGACGGACGCATCTGAGCGCTGCTTCGCACTTCGCCACTAGCGATTCGTGAGTGGTTCGCCGTTTAGCAGCCAGTGCCTTAACGACATAGACCAAACTAAGTGGCGTCTCGAGCGGCTGACAGCTCGAGGGGTTGCTGTTGACCTGGCCCCTGTTGCAAGCCACA comes from Bacillus rossius redtenbacheri isolate Brsri chromosome 18, Brsri_v3, whole genome shotgun sequence and encodes:
- the LOC134541363 gene encoding adhesive plaque matrix protein-like, which codes for MLQLDRAASHTVPSRHSTATPPPTNSNMYKLVILPLLFAAVSAGYLGAPAVASYAAAPVAYAAPAVAAYAAPAAVSYANTYKAPPARLAYAAAPVAYAAPAAYAAPAYAAYAAPAVVKTFPYLTSLVLFVSAGSLSTGSALTRAGSTAWDIYTPAVPASPLTATKTTSADHNMLLLVILPLLFATVSCDSLVPPAVIAHPAISYHNTYKAPQRHHVVAATATYPATYAASAPIVAANAPVVAAHSPLVAAHSPLVAAHSPLSVAHTPLVGAASAISYHNTYKAPQRHHVAAPATYPATYAATAPVVAAHSPLVAAHSPLSVAHTPLVGAASAISYHNTYKAPQRHHIAAPATHPATYAAAATYPATYAATAPVLASHAPLAAAHGSLAGVHASALGVPSAISYHNTYKVSQSRHAVRSPAV